A single genomic interval of Flavobacterium sp. N2820 harbors:
- the fabD gene encoding ACP S-malonyltransferase translates to MKAYVFPGQGAQFSGMGKDLYENSAVAKELFERANEILGFRITDIMFEGTAEELKETKVTQPAVFLHSVILAKTLEDFKPEMVAGHSLGEFSALVANGALSFEDGLKLVSQRAIAMQKACEIKPSTMAAVLNLEDKIVEDICASIDGVVVAANYNCPGQLVISGEYKAVELACEKMKEAGAKRALILPVGGAFHSPMMEPAREELAAAIEATTFSTPICPVYQNVTASAVSDANEIKKNLIIQLTAPVKWTQSVQQMIKDGATSFTEVGPGKVLVGLVNKIDKEVETISA, encoded by the coding sequence ATGAAAGCATACGTATTTCCAGGTCAAGGAGCACAATTCTCAGGAATGGGAAAAGATTTATATGAAAATTCAGCAGTAGCAAAAGAATTATTCGAAAGAGCAAATGAAATATTAGGTTTTAGAATTACAGACATCATGTTTGAAGGAACAGCAGAAGAATTAAAAGAGACTAAAGTTACTCAACCAGCTGTTTTTTTACATTCGGTAATCTTAGCCAAAACGTTAGAAGATTTTAAACCTGAAATGGTTGCTGGTCATTCATTAGGCGAATTTTCTGCTTTAGTAGCCAATGGTGCATTATCATTTGAAGATGGATTAAAATTGGTTTCACAAAGAGCAATTGCTATGCAAAAAGCCTGTGAAATTAAACCGTCAACAATGGCTGCGGTTTTAAATTTAGAGGATAAAATTGTAGAAGATATTTGTGCTTCGATTGATGGCGTTGTGGTAGCTGCAAATTACAACTGTCCGGGTCAATTAGTAATTTCTGGAGAATACAAAGCAGTAGAATTAGCTTGCGAAAAAATGAAAGAAGCTGGTGCGAAACGTGCATTAATTTTACCTGTTGGAGGTGCTTTTCACTCTCCAATGATGGAACCAGCAAGAGAAGAATTAGCAGCAGCTATTGAAGCAACCACTTTTTCTACTCCAATTTGTCCCGTATATCAAAATGTAACAGCAAGCGCGGTTTCTGATGCGAATGAAATCAAGAAAAACTTAATCATACAATTGACCGCTCCTGTAAAATGGACGCAATCGGTACAACAAATGATAAAAGATGGCGCAACAAGTTTCACAGA